GGTGGCCTTCACCGTGCTGATGGCCTTCGGTACCGCGCCGACTCCGCTGTGGCCGTTGTACGAGGCCCGGGACCACTTCGGCGCGACCACGGTCACGGTGGCGTACGCCTCGATGGTCGTGGGCGCGGCGGCCGCCTTCCTGGGGCTGGGACACTTGTCGGACCGGCTCGGCCGGCGGCGCATCATCGTTCCGGCGCTGCTGGTCGGCATCGTCGCGTCGGTCGTACTGATCGTGTGGCGGGACCTGCCGGGGCTGATCGCGGGCAGGATCCTGAACGGTGTCGGACTGGGGCTGATGGCCTCGACCGCGACGACGTACCTGCACGACCTCCACCACGAGGTCCGTCCGGAACGGACGGGTTCGGTGCTGCCCGGCATCGTGGCCACCGCCGCCAACCTCGGCGGTCTGGCCTCGGGGCCCCTGGTCGCCGGAGCCGCCGCCGAGTGGCTTCCCATGCCCCTGATCACGGCCCAGGCGATCTTCACGCTCGCCATGGCAGTGTGCCTGGCGCTGGTGCTGTGCACCCCGGAGACCGTGGACCTGGAGCTGCCCGCGGCCCAACCGCCCAGCAGGTTCGTCCTGCGCCCCGGCGGCCGGCGGGCGTTCGGCGC
Above is a genomic segment from Streptomyces collinus Tu 365 containing:
- a CDS encoding MFS transporter yields the protein MAFTVLMAFGTAPTPLWPLYEARDHFGATTVTVAYASMVVGAAAAFLGLGHLSDRLGRRRIIVPALLVGIVASVVLIVWRDLPGLIAGRILNGVGLGLMASTATTYLHDLHHEVRPERTGSVLPGIVATAANLGGLASGPLVAGAAAEWLPMPLITAQAIFTLAMAVCLALVLCTPETVDLELPAAQPPSRFVLRPGGRRAFGAAGALGAFAFAILGLISSLGASVLHGTLHTDSHLVVGLAAFLMFGSAAAAQLVLGRLPLPRLLTVGAVVFPVGLVLCAVALYHPALWLYLVAVSLSGAGSGLLFKGGVERAGSVAEPASRAGVLAVFFVVAYLGMGLPSVLFSIALRHFAVQSAMIGFATVLSCGAVVSVVVALRDRAPGAGELSARSARPS